A single Thermococcus sp. EP1 DNA region contains:
- a CDS encoding ADP-dependent ribose-1-phosphate kinase — MFDVIAIGNLNYDITLLVERFPEFHEKIIAKGAHFGLGGAAGNTASWLAQMGLKVGFIGAVGNDEIGEAHINYFKKVGVDVNGIKVIEEHSGIAISMIKGEDKRIVKHLGANAYREVDFRYLSKAEYIHMSSNPKQLIEKVVEFACERDIPVFLDIGEAEVPKSIENKITYLLMNEDEFKRKYGSLKNVHIVKAKNLIITLNGGGALIRDENEEVFEVKGLSAEVIDSTGAGDAFDAGFIYGVVNGWKLKDAATLGTFLAYLTVQKIGARTAIMPLEEIKKNAKKLNVELPF; from the coding sequence ATGTTTGATGTGATTGCAATAGGTAATCTTAACTATGATATCACGCTTTTAGTTGAAAGATTCCCAGAATTTCATGAAAAAATCATAGCTAAAGGTGCTCATTTTGGATTAGGAGGAGCTGCTGGCAATACGGCTTCATGGCTTGCCCAAATGGGGCTTAAAGTTGGATTTATTGGTGCAGTCGGAAATGATGAGATTGGAGAGGCCCATATAAACTACTTTAAGAAAGTAGGTGTTGACGTTAACGGAATCAAAGTTATAGAGGAGCACTCTGGAATAGCAATATCCATGATAAAAGGCGAAGATAAAAGGATAGTAAAGCACTTAGGAGCAAATGCTTATCGAGAGGTAGACTTTAGATATTTATCAAAAGCAGAATACATTCACATGTCTTCAAATCCAAAGCAACTCATAGAAAAAGTTGTTGAATTTGCTTGTGAGAGAGATATTCCTGTTTTTCTAGACATTGGAGAGGCAGAAGTTCCTAAGTCCATAGAAAATAAGATAACGTACCTCCTAATGAACGAAGATGAGTTCAAACGTAAATATGGAAGCTTGAAAAATGTCCATATTGTAAAAGCCAAAAATTTAATAATTACCCTAAACGGTGGAGGAGCATTAATCAGGGATGAGAATGAGGAAGTTTTTGAAGTCAAGGGGCTAAGCGCCGAGGTCATTGACTCTACCGGAGCAGGAGATGCCTTTGATGCTGGATTCATTTATGGAGTTGTTAATGGATGGAAATTAAAAGATGCAGCGACTTTAGGAACTTTTTTAGCATATCTGACAGTTCAAAAGATTGGAGCCAGAACAGCCATAATGCCTCTAGAGGAAATTAAAAAGAACGCCAAAAAACTTAATGTAGAGCTTCCATTTTAA